Part of the Candidatus Binatia bacterium genome, TCGCCGTCCTGCATGCCCTTCAGTAGGGCGTCGACCTCGTCCTGTGAGAGAGTACTGTCCACCGGAGCTCCTACTGAACGATGAACTCTGTGAAGTAGACGGCGCGGACGGAATCGGCCTGAAACGCCTGATTGGTGCGGCCGATCATCTCCTCGCTGAGGATGTGATCGCGGATCTGAGGCATCCGCGCGTCGAGCCACGCAGGGGGCTCTGCACCGGCGAACTCGAGCTGGATGGTCGTCTTGATGTACCGCCCGGCGTTCTCATCCGAGAGGTTCGCGATGAACGGGTCGAGAGGCTCGATCGACGTCGGCGCAAAGTCGGGCGACGGGTCGGTCTCCATCTCCGCCATGAGGACTTCGGGCGCTCCGATCGGGAGCAGGCCGGCGAAGTACGCCCCTGCACCGCCGGAGAGCAGAAGCACGGGCAAGCCGATCAGGAGAAGCTTCTTGGAGCCTCCACCCGACTTGACCTCTGCTTCCTCACCCTGTGGACCTTCACCTTCGACACCTGCCGCCGCTGCCATCGAACCCTCCTTGCCGCCCGCATCCCAGACAGGGAAGACAGGCCGGCGAAGGCCCTAAGAGCAAGCGTCGTGCCTGTTCGGGAGGAGCGGACTGTTCTGGAAAAGCTCGCACGAACCCTGCGAAAAAAGTGAGTTCGGGCGCCTGTCCCACAACGGTGCAGGTGCCGCAGCTGGTTTCCGTCAGGGGGCCGGGCCTCGCGCGGCCAGAATTCTGACCGCGCGGCGCCCTGTCAGACTATCGGACGATCTTCAGGAAGTCGTTCAGAAATCCTTCGCTGGACTGCTCGATGACCCGGCCGAGGCCCGCGGAGTCCAGGGTGACGATGGGTCGGGGTGCGGGACCCGGCCGATTCCCGGTAGAGCCCGTTGTCGAGCCTCGAAAGGCGGTCCGGGGCCGCGAAGTGGGCCAGGGCGAGCTGGTAGAAGGGCCGGTCAACGCGATGTCCGCGGCGAGTCTGCCACCCGCACGTTGGTAGTGTAGTTCGAGCTTGCGAACGCCGAATCCCAATCGGTTGGGTCAAAGGACCCCAGGGGCTCGGTCGCGTCCGCCGAAAAGTTGTTCTGGAGCGAGATCGTCCCGGTCTGCCGGACCTCCGTGTGGATGTTCCCGAAATCGGTGTCGACCTTCGGACCCGTGGCAGAGCCTGTCGAATCCAGCTCATAGCCCTGGGCCTGATGTCCCTGTCCGGTCACCAGTTGGGCATCGGAGTTGAGCAGAAAGTTTCCGGGGCGGGTGTACACAAAGCCCGCGCCCTCCTTCACCACGAAGAATCCCCGCCCCTCGATGCTGCCCTGAACG contains:
- a CDS encoding flagellar basal body-associated FliL family protein; the protein is MAAAAGVEGEGPQGEEAEVKSGGGSKKLLLIGLPVLLLSGGAGAYFAGLLPIGAPEVLMAEMETDPSPDFAPTSIEPLDPFIANLSDENAGRYIKTTIQLEFAGAEPPAWLDARMPQIRDHILSEEMIGRTNQAFQADSVRAVYFTEFIVQ